In a single window of the Deltaproteobacteria bacterium genome:
- a CDS encoding dCMP deaminase family protein produces MAASLGFERPSWDAYFLSIAQVVASRSNCVKRHVGAVIARDRRIVSTGYNGTPRGVRNCNEGGCPRCNSLAESGSRLDECLCSHGEENAIIQAAYHGVSVRGGSLYTTFFPCLLCTKLVINAGLAEVVYNASYHLDARAEALLAEAGVTVRQAALPGA; encoded by the coding sequence CTGGCCGCGTCGCTCGGATTCGAGCGCCCGAGCTGGGACGCCTACTTCCTCTCGATCGCGCAGGTGGTGGCCTCGCGCAGCAACTGCGTGAAGCGCCACGTCGGCGCGGTCATCGCCCGCGACCGCCGGATCGTCTCCACCGGCTACAACGGCACCCCGCGCGGGGTGCGCAACTGCAACGAGGGCGGCTGCCCGCGCTGCAACTCCCTCGCCGAGTCCGGCAGCCGGCTCGACGAGTGCCTGTGCTCGCACGGCGAGGAGAACGCGATCATCCAGGCCGCCTACCACGGTGTGTCGGTCCGGGGCGGCTCGCTCTACACCACCTTCTTCCCGTGCCTGCTCTGCACGAAGCTCGTCATCAACGCGGGCCTCGCCGAGGTGGTCTACAACGCGAGCTACCACCTCGACGCCCGCGCCGAGGCGCTGCTCGCCGAGGCCGGCGTGACGGTGCGCCAGGCGGCGCTGCCGGGCGCGTAG
- a CDS encoding HAD-IA family hydrolase, with protein MSAPPVTAVLFDAGGVLLRLDYAAIARRAGELGFALDDEALARAEAHARRAIDARAARHGAVPGTDATRVPDYFDDLLAAAGVPEAVRPPLVGRLRADNREAGLWRVPCEGAHETLAALRGAGLRTGVVSNADGRARLLLEQAGLAASFDVILDSHLEGVEKPDPEIFRRALVRLGVGPAQAVFVGDIWSIDVEGSRAAGLRPILVDVTGGYADRDCERIAGLRELGERLGLGRGEARL; from the coding sequence TTGTCCGCGCCGCCCGTGACCGCCGTGCTCTTCGACGCAGGGGGCGTGCTCCTGCGACTCGACTATGCGGCGATCGCTCGCCGCGCCGGCGAGCTCGGCTTCGCGCTCGACGACGAGGCGCTGGCGCGCGCCGAGGCCCACGCGCGCCGCGCGATCGACGCGCGCGCGGCCCGCCACGGCGCGGTGCCCGGCACCGACGCCACGCGCGTGCCCGACTACTTCGACGACCTGCTGGCAGCGGCCGGCGTGCCGGAGGCGGTGCGGCCGCCGCTCGTGGGCCGGCTGCGGGCGGACAACCGCGAGGCGGGGCTCTGGCGGGTCCCCTGCGAGGGCGCGCACGAGACGCTCGCGGCCCTGCGCGGGGCCGGGCTGCGGACGGGTGTCGTCTCGAACGCCGACGGCCGGGCCCGGCTGCTCCTCGAGCAGGCGGGCCTCGCGGCCTCCTTCGACGTGATCCTGGACTCCCACCTCGAGGGGGTCGAGAAGCCGGATCCCGAGATCTTCCGGCGCGCCCTCGTGCGGCTCGGGGTCGGCCCGGCGCAGGCGGTGTTCGTGGGCGACATCTGGTCGATCGACGTCGAGGGCTCGCGCGCGGCGGGCTTGCGGCCGATCCTGGTGGACGTGACCGGGGGCTACGCCGATCGGGATTGCGAGCGGATCGCAGGGCTTCGCGAGCTGGGCGAGCGGCTCGGGCTCGGGCGGGGGGAGGCGCGCCTTTGA
- a CDS encoding GDP-mannose 4,6-dehydratase, with translation MRIWVSGACGFVGSWLVPRLEAAGHAVRGVDREVDVRDPAAVTDSIATARPDAIVHLAALASVTASLADPAAAARVNALGTLHVLRAAAQRAPAARVLVVSSGEIYGGGGGAPFDEASPLLPATPYARAKAVADRLGAAFAARGLDVVRARPFNHTGPGQADVFVASSFARQLAEIEAGRRAPRLAVGNLASLRDFLDVADVVEAYRLLLDRRVPAGAYNVASGVALPIGELLRRLLAACRAAPEVREDPARWRPTNAAVGDAGRLRRATGWAPRIPLDDTLARLLDDWRARVSASP, from the coding sequence GTGCGGATCTGGGTGAGCGGCGCGTGCGGCTTCGTCGGCTCCTGGCTCGTGCCCCGCCTGGAGGCCGCCGGCCACGCCGTGCGGGGCGTCGACCGCGAGGTCGACGTCCGGGATCCCGCGGCCGTCACGGACTCGATCGCCACGGCGCGCCCCGACGCGATCGTGCACCTCGCGGCGCTGGCGTCGGTGACGGCGTCGCTCGCGGACCCGGCGGCGGCGGCGCGGGTCAACGCGCTCGGCACGCTGCACGTGCTGCGGGCTGCCGCGCAGCGGGCGCCGGCCGCGCGCGTGCTCGTGGTCAGCTCGGGCGAGATCTACGGCGGGGGCGGCGGTGCCCCCTTCGACGAAGCCTCGCCGCTGCTCCCGGCCACGCCCTACGCGCGCGCCAAGGCGGTGGCCGACCGGCTCGGCGCCGCGTTCGCGGCGCGCGGCCTCGACGTCGTGCGGGCGCGCCCCTTCAACCACACGGGGCCGGGCCAGGCCGACGTCTTCGTCGCGTCGAGCTTCGCGCGCCAGCTCGCCGAGATCGAGGCCGGGCGGCGCGCGCCGCGGCTCGCGGTCGGCAACCTCGCCTCGCTGCGCGACTTCCTCGACGTGGCCGACGTGGTCGAGGCCTACCGGCTCCTGCTCGACCGCCGGGTGCCGGCGGGCGCGTACAACGTGGCGAGCGGCGTGGCCCTCCCGATCGGCGAGCTCCTGCGCCGGCTCCTCGCGGCCTGCCGCGCCGCGCCCGAGGTGCGCGAGGACCCGGCGCGCTGGCGGCCCACCAACGCGGCGGTGGGCGACGCGGGGCGCCTGCGCCGCGCCACCGGCTGGGCCCCGCGCATCCCGCTCGACGACACGCTCGCGCGCCTGCTCGACGACTGGCGCGCGCGGGTCAGCGCGTCGCCGTGA
- a CDS encoding 50S ribosomal protein L11 methyltransferase — protein MIASPSAASAPAFARIRARAAGARAELAAAEAWEAGAAGIEERDDGTLLVWAPAARAGAVRAALVAALGAGAVGGVEPEPAADWPETWKQGLRPLVVSERLVVRPPFAPHPLAPGQREVVIEPRQAFGTGAHATTALALEALDEALAERRGARVLDVGCGSGVLALAALALGAARAVACDLDPIAARETRENAARNALAPLAAFAGSLDALAPARFELVAANLIRRELEPLLAGLVARTAAGGALVLSGLLAGERAPIEASLAARGARVGAARVREDAGGDAWLALTATR, from the coding sequence GTGATCGCGAGCCCGAGTGCCGCCAGCGCCCCCGCCTTCGCACGCATCCGCGCGCGCGCGGCCGGCGCGCGCGCGGAGCTCGCGGCGGCGGAGGCCTGGGAGGCGGGCGCGGCCGGCATCGAGGAGCGCGACGACGGCACGCTCCTCGTGTGGGCGCCGGCCGCGCGCGCCGGGGCCGTGCGCGCGGCGCTCGTCGCGGCGCTCGGAGCCGGCGCGGTCGGGGGGGTCGAGCCCGAGCCGGCAGCGGACTGGCCCGAGACCTGGAAGCAGGGCCTCCGTCCGCTCGTGGTGTCGGAGCGGCTCGTCGTGCGGCCGCCCTTCGCGCCGCACCCGCTCGCGCCCGGCCAGCGCGAGGTGGTGATCGAGCCGCGCCAGGCCTTCGGCACCGGCGCGCACGCGACCACCGCGCTCGCGCTCGAGGCGCTCGACGAGGCGCTCGCGGAGCGCCGGGGCGCGCGCGTCCTCGACGTCGGCTGCGGGAGCGGGGTGCTGGCGCTCGCCGCGCTCGCCCTCGGCGCGGCGCGCGCGGTGGCCTGCGACCTCGACCCGATCGCCGCGCGCGAGACCCGCGAGAACGCGGCGCGCAACGCGCTCGCGCCGCTCGCGGCCTTCGCGGGCTCGCTCGACGCGCTGGCGCCCGCGCGCTTCGAGCTGGTGGCCGCGAACCTGATCCGCCGCGAGCTCGAGCCGCTGCTCGCCGGGCTCGTCGCGCGCACCGCGGCCGGCGGCGCGCTCGTGCTCTCGGGCCTGCTCGCCGGCGAGCGCGCGCCGATCGAGGCGTCGCTCGCCGCGCGGGGCGCGCGGGTCGGCGCCGCGCGCGTGCGCGAGGACGCCGGCGGTGACGCCTGGCTCGCGCTCACGGCGACGCGCTGA